One stretch of Armigeres subalbatus isolate Guangzhou_Male chromosome 2, GZ_Asu_2, whole genome shotgun sequence DNA includes these proteins:
- the LOC134216996 gene encoding lipopolysaccharide-induced tumor necrosis factor-alpha factor homolog yields MASEKANPPTYDQINEPAPSAYPHPEQPTASTSFPRSQPTTVIITSPNVGPDPTTMVCPSCRATIVTRLEYETTTKTHLCAAVLCLFICWPCVFIPYCSTSCRDANHYCPNCGSFVGTYHK; encoded by the exons ATGG CTTCGGAAAAGGCAAATCCACCGACATACGATCAGATCAATGAACCTGCGCCTTCGGCATACCCGCATCCAGAACAGCCTACGGCGTCTACTTCATTTCCCAGAAGCC AGCCAACCACGGTCATCATTACGAGCCCAAATGTCGGTCCCGATCCGACCACGATGGTGTGCCCATCCTGCAGAGCAACCATCGTCACCAGGCTGGAATACGAAACCACCACCAAAACGCATCTCTGTGCGGCGGTGTTGTGTCTGTTTATCTGCTGGCCCTGCGTTTTCATACCCTACTGTTCGACGTCGTGCCGTGATGCAAACCACTACTGCCCCAACTGTGGATCGTTTGTCGGAACTTACCACAAGTAA